In Lachnospiraceae bacterium, the DNA window GCTTCCATGCTGTACTTAGACTATGGCCGTGAACCAGGCCAGTGGGTACCAAATAAAGACGGCGGAAACCAGAATTTAGAGGCTATTGAGTTCTTTAAGCACTTAAATACCGTTGTCCAGGGCCGCAACCACGGTGTTTCCATGATCGCAGAAGAATCTACTGCTTGGCCGAAAGTGACGGAGCATCCGGAAAATGACGGACTGGGATTTACCTTTAAATGGAATATGGGCTGGATGCATGATTTCCTGGAATATATGAAATTAGATCCATATTTCCGCAAATATAATCACAACCGCATGACCTTCAGCCTCACCTATTTTACCAGTGAAAATTACATTTTAGTACTCTCCCATGACGAGGTAGTCCACCTGAAGTGTTCCATGATCAACAAGATGCCCGGCCTTGGAGAGGACAAGTTCTCCAACTTAAAAGCCGGTTACACCTTTATGTTAGGCCATCCCGGAAAGAAGCTTTTATTTATGGGACAGGACTTTGGCCAATGGCACGAATGGGATGAAAAGGTCAGCCTTGACTGGTATTTAGCTGAAGAAGAAAGCCACAAAAAGCTTCAGGAATATGTCCGTGATCTTCTTCATATTTACAGGAAATATCCGTGTCTGTACCGCCTTGACAATGACTGGAACGGTTTCCAGTGGATCAACGCCAATGACGGTGACCGCAGCATTTTTAGTTTTATCCGTAAAGATGAAACTGGCAAAAAGAACCTGCTGTTCATAGTAAACTTCACACCTGTAGACCGCCCGGATTACCGTGTAGGCGTTCCGAAACGCTGTAAGCTGTCACTTCTTTTAGATAATGTCCATGGCGCCTATAAACCAAGCCAGTGCCCGACTTATACATCCATAAAAGGTGAATGTGATGGACAGCCATATTCTATTTCTTATCCGTTAGGCGGATATGGAACTGCGATCTTCCGGTTTTAAGTGCCGGTAACACTTTTATGGTAAATTTCGTTAATTTTTTATCAATTTTGCTGTACTTTTAATCATTCATGTAGTAAAATAATAATCGATGCGGCAGTTCACACCGCAGCAGTACCGTATATAATGTGTGGAAGGAGAGTATGATTATGGCAAAAGAAATGATTTTCAGTAGTGCAAAAAAGACCGTCTACCGTGACGGAGATACTGCCATTAAGGAATTCTGTGAAGGATTCCCGAAAGCTGAGGTTTTAAACGAAGCATTATGTAATGCAAGAGTGGAGACCATCGAAGCGCTCAATGTTCCAAAGGTTTTAGGGGTAACGGTAACTGATGGAAAATGGTCTATTATCAAGGAATATGTACCAGGCAAGACCTTAGAACAGCTGATGGATGAAAATCCTGACAAGCTGGACGAGTACATGTCCCAGATGGTAGATCTTCAGCTGCTGATCCACAGCCAGGCTTGCCCGCTGCTCAACAAACTGAAAGAAAAAACCATCCGTTCCTTAAAATCCGTGGAACAGCTGGACGAAGGCACACGTTATGAGCTTTTGACCAGACTGGACGGAATGCCAAAACACACCAAGCTCTGCCACGGCGATTTCAATCCATCCAACATCATTGTTGGGGACGATGGAAAGCTTTATGTCATTGACTGGGTACATGCTTCCCAGGGTAATGCAAGTGCCGATGTGGCCAGAACCTACCTTCTGCTCAGCTTAAAGGACAAAAAGAAAGCAGAGCTGTACATGGATCTGTTCTGTGAAAAAACAGGTACAGAAAAACGCTATGTACAGGGCTGGCTTCCAATCGTAGCAGCCGCACAGCTGGCTTATAAGCGTCCGGAAGAGAAAGATCTGTTAGAGAGCTGGATCAATGTTTTCGAGTATCAATAAGTTCTATTTACACATTTAAGCAGTACCGCCTGAAAGCGGGCTGCAGATTTACGGTCAAAAAAGACAGGTTCCTTGTGGGCCTGTCTTTTTTAGTATCTTCCTTGCGTTTTCTGTTTATTTTTCCTATTTAGTTTTCCGGTTTATGTTTCCTGTTTATTCTCCCGGTTTCCATTCCGGATCAGTACTTCCTCTTTCACTGTTAAATTCTTGTCATTTTCTACCATTACATCCCAGTTATAGGGGACGATTTCCAGCAGGTTCTCTCCCACTGGCATTTCCCCGGACATTTTCTCCCCGGACTGTTCTTCTGCCCGCTTCTCTTCCGCAGCCCGTTCCAGACGCATTTCTGCCCTGGTCTCCTGGCGCACTTGCGGGAAAATGACCTGAGCCTTGAACAGATCACCGTCAATGGTGATCACAAACTCGCCTTTCTGCAGCTGAGTCAGACTCCGGGCAATGGAAAGCCCTAATCCGCTGCCTTCTGTGGTCCGCGCCACATCTCCTCTGACAAAACGTTCTGTCAGTTCATCCGGGCTGATATTTAACGGCTTTTCCGAAATATTTTTCATAGTGAAAATGGCTTTTCCATCTACAGAAGCCACATCCACATATACCCGGCTGCCTTCCTGAGCATATTTAAAAGCATTGGTATAAAGATTTTCAAGAACACGCCATAATCTGCGCCCATCTGCCTTAATAATGATCATGCCATCCGGGAAATCAGAGATGATCTTTAAATGGCGCTGGTCAAAACGTTCCTCAAATTCACCATTTGTCTGCTGCACCAGCTCTACCAGGTCAATATCTGTCACTTCCAGCTTCAGGTTGCCGGAACTTGCCTTGGATGCTTCTACCAGATCCTCTGTTAATGTCTTTAAACGCTGGGATTTCTGGTCCAGGACTTCCAGATAAGAGGCGATCTTGGGATCCTGTATCTTCTGCCTCTTTAACAGATCCACATAGTTGATAATGGATGTAAGGGGAGTCTTAATATCATGGGAAACATTAGTGATCAGGTCCGCTTTTAAGCGCTCACTTTTTACCTTTTCCTGTAGTGCTGTATCCAGACCACTTCCAATATTATTAATATGATCTCCTACTGTTCTTTCTTTTCCGGTAAGCTTTTTTGTGTCCAGCCTGAAACCGGTATCACCTTTTGCAATGCAGGTAATGGCATTATTCAAAAGATCTTTCTGCTCTGCCTTACGAAACAGCCTGTGGTAGATCCAGCCATCCAGTCCCACAAACAAAACAGCGCATACATAAAATAAAATACGTGAAGTCAGTTTTTCATCTTTATAGGCAAAAAGGAACAGCGTTCCCCACATCATCATGCCATTAACAACTAAAAACAGCAGATAACAAAGGCTGGTACCTGCCACAAAACTGGCTTTGGCAATATAATCTTTTGAAGCATTTACTGCCTTTTTTGCAATGCTTTTCTCCCATAATGTATTGGCCTTATAACGCCTTAAAAGACTGAAGCCACAGAGAATACTGCATCCATAAAGTATCACATATTTTAATAATTTATTCCAGTAAGCCAGATGTTCTTCTGAAGCAAACAGGCCAATGACCATAATACCCAGCTTTCTGCAAAAGTACAAAATACCGGCTGTTGCTGCCGCACACAAAAGCACACAGGACTCCGTATACATTTTATCGATGGGGAACAGGCGGATTGCACCACCCAGCTCATCTTCATGACCAGACAAAAGCACCAGTGCCACCAGCGTAGTGAAAAATCCGACCATTCCGGCGATCACAGCACCCATTCCTACAATAAAAGCAGAACGGGCACCTTTATATTCTCCTGCTTCCTTTGCATATTTATCAGCATATGGATAATTTGTATCCACAGAAACTACCATGTAATTCTGGTCATTGTCAAATGGATTCCAGGTTTCCAGCAGGGAAGCCGCATTTTCCGGTATCAAAGCCAGATTACTTTCCATACGGATGGTATTTCCGGGAATAAATAAATATTTTCCAAAACCTCTCAGCTCATCTAAGGACATAGATGGAACATTCGTATAAACCGCTTCTTCCCCACTATCGCTTTTATAAAAGATACGGAACCGGACATTTGTATTATTACTGATGAAATTATAATAGATCGTATAATATTTTCCCAAACGATCCAGGATATCAAGAGCCATTTCCTCTTTAGTCATCCTGGTCTCCAGGCCATCTGCATCTGCCAGACCTGGGTTATCCGTTTTATATTCTACGGTGATTTCCATGTCATCATCGTCCATGGCCATAGGAGACCCCTGAACTGTAAAATCTTCCCCCAGGTAATATCCGCGGATTTTTGCATAACGGACGATCTGGTCCAGTGTCATATTTTCATCTACGCCTGGTCCGTCTGTAATACGCACAATATTCTTATGCATGTCCAGAACACCATTCGTTTCAAACATATCCTTATAGCCGATATAGGTAAAAATATTGCTGATATCTATGCCCAGCTGGGAGCAGAATGCATTTGAATCCTCGTATGTTTCATCATAGATCCAGCGGATACCTTTACCGTATCCGCCGTTTAAATACATGGCACTGATACCCGCCAGTGTAATGACCAGAAAGATCACATGAAACACGGACAGCAGCACCTTCCATTTTCTCAGACCAAACGATTTTTTTTCCATAGGCCACCTACTGTTTCTCGATCTTATAGCCTACGCCCCATACTACCTTCAGATATTTTGGCTCTCTCGGGTTGATCTCAATCTTTTCCCGGATATGACGGATGTGGACAGCTACTGTATTATCTGCACCAATGGCTTCCTCGTTCCAGATTTTTTCGTAGATCTCATCAATAGAGAATACCTTTCCTGCATTCTTAACCAGAAGCAAAAGGATGTTATACTCAATAGGCGTCAGTTTGATCGGCTCTCCATCTACAGTAACCTCCTTGTTGTCATCATTGATCTGGAGACCGCCACACTTGTAAACCTGGCCTTCTGCCTGTTGGCTCATGTTCCCAAGCTGTGTATAACGGCGCAGCTGGGATTTGACTCTTGCTACCAGTTCTAACGGGTTAAATGGCTTTGTAATATAATCATCTGCACCGATATTAAGTCCCAGGATCTTATCTGCATCCTCTGATTTTGCAGAAAGGATAATGATCGGAATACTGCTGGTCTCACGTACCTTTAAGGTAGTACGTATACCATCCAGTCCCGGCATCATCACATCTAAGATCAAAAGATCTGCGGACTGTGTCTCCAGATATTCCAGAGCTTCATATCCGTCATAGGTTTTTATAACTTTAAAGCCTTCTCCTGTAAGGTAAATGTCAATGGCTTCTACAATCTGTTTATCATCATCACATACCAGGATCGTCTGCATAAATGTCTCCTCCTTTGTTAATATACCTGCGCCCACAGGCGCAGACCGGGTGTATGTTACTGTTTAAAAGATACGCCATGCGCAGATAAAGTTATTTCTCCACCACTGGCTTAAGCTTCTG includes these proteins:
- a CDS encoding aminoglycoside phosphotransferase family protein; this encodes MAKEMIFSSAKKTVYRDGDTAIKEFCEGFPKAEVLNEALCNARVETIEALNVPKVLGVTVTDGKWSIIKEYVPGKTLEQLMDENPDKLDEYMSQMVDLQLLIHSQACPLLNKLKEKTIRSLKSVEQLDEGTRYELLTRLDGMPKHTKLCHGDFNPSNIIVGDDGKLYVIDWVHASQGNASADVARTYLLLSLKDKKKAELYMDLFCEKTGTEKRYVQGWLPIVAAAQLAYKRPEEKDLLESWINVFEYQ
- a CDS encoding MFS domain-containing histidine kinase gives rise to the protein MEKKSFGLRKWKVLLSVFHVIFLVITLAGISAMYLNGGYGKGIRWIYDETYEDSNAFCSQLGIDISNIFTYIGYKDMFETNGVLDMHKNIVRITDGPGVDENMTLDQIVRYAKIRGYYLGEDFTVQGSPMAMDDDDMEITVEYKTDNPGLADADGLETRMTKEEMALDILDRLGKYYTIYYNFISNNTNVRFRIFYKSDSGEEAVYTNVPSMSLDELRGFGKYLFIPGNTIRMESNLALIPENAASLLETWNPFDNDQNYMVVSVDTNYPYADKYAKEAGEYKGARSAFIVGMGAVIAGMVGFFTTLVALVLLSGHEDELGGAIRLFPIDKMYTESCVLLCAAATAGILYFCRKLGIMVIGLFASEEHLAYWNKLLKYVILYGCSILCGFSLLRRYKANTLWEKSIAKKAVNASKDYIAKASFVAGTSLCYLLFLVVNGMMMWGTLFLFAYKDEKLTSRILFYVCAVLFVGLDGWIYHRLFRKAEQKDLLNNAITCIAKGDTGFRLDTKKLTGKERTVGDHINNIGSGLDTALQEKVKSERLKADLITNVSHDIKTPLTSIINYVDLLKRQKIQDPKIASYLEVLDQKSQRLKTLTEDLVEASKASSGNLKLEVTDIDLVELVQQTNGEFEERFDQRHLKIISDFPDGMIIIKADGRRLWRVLENLYTNAFKYAQEGSRVYVDVASVDGKAIFTMKNISEKPLNISPDELTERFVRGDVARTTEGSGLGLSIARSLTQLQKGEFVITIDGDLFKAQVIFPQVRQETRAEMRLERAAEEKRAEEQSGEKMSGEMPVGENLLEIVPYNWDVMVENDKNLTVKEEVLIRNGNRENKQET
- a CDS encoding response regulator transcription factor; the protein is MQTILVCDDDKQIVEAIDIYLTGEGFKVIKTYDGYEALEYLETQSADLLILDVMMPGLDGIRTTLKVRETSSIPIIILSAKSEDADKILGLNIGADDYITKPFNPLELVARVKSQLRRYTQLGNMSQQAEGQVYKCGGLQINDDNKEVTVDGEPIKLTPIEYNILLLLVKNAGKVFSIDEIYEKIWNEEAIGADNTVAVHIRHIREKIEINPREPKYLKVVWGVGYKIEKQ